A single genomic interval of Spinacia oleracea cultivar Varoflay chromosome 6, BTI_SOV_V1, whole genome shotgun sequence harbors:
- the LOC110775941 gene encoding cysteine-rich repeat secretory protein 4-like produces MKRQNVMIIVFQILLLTLTQIASAETIEPQLDLTGGQCRESEIINTTSTYYTNILTVLSNLQSSSSAEHFLNTSVGLGSNRVNGYYVCRPDVSLDTCEACVNATISTIDQFCFDRKEATIWYDECMIRYTNNSVSATEGNGTDPWYFNYSTFNVSATDGFPALVNTTMRGLISEAVSPDNVHKFFAHGKENFTAFEGFFGMVLCRPDMTVEACESCLLTALGRIPSCCVDSLSTWTTIMLPYCQLRYDTAQFIFDDQPPLSPSSTLATPAPSP; encoded by the coding sequence ATGAAGAGGCAAAATGTTATGATTATTGTTTTCCAAATCCTCCTCCTTACACTAACCCAAATCGCGTCGGCCGAAACCATAGAACCTCAACTTGATCTAACAGGAGGACAATGCAGAGAAAGTGAAATCATAAACACCACCAGCACATACTACACCAACATCCTCACCGTTTTATCAAACCTCCAATCCTCCTCCTCCGCCGAACACTTCCTCAACACCTCGGTCGGTCTCGGCTCTAACCGCGTCAACGGCTACTACGTATGCCGACCCGACGTCTCTCTCGACACCTGCGAGGCCTGCGTCAACGCCACCATCAGCACCATAGACCAATTCTGCTTCGACAGGAAGGAGGCCACCATTTGGTACGATGAATGTATGATTCGATACACCAACAACTCCGTCTCCGCCACCGAGGGAAACGGGACCGACCCTTGGTATTTCAACTACAGCACTTTTAACGTCTCCGCCACCGATGGTTTCCCCGCCCTGGTGAACACCACCATGCGGGGGTTGATTTCCGAGGCGGTTTCGCCGGATAATGTGCATAAGTTTTTCGCTCATGGGAAGGAGAACTTCACTGCTTTCGAAGGGTTTTTCGGGATGGTGTTGTGTAGGCCTGATATGACTGTCGAGGCTTGTGAAAGTTGCTTGTTGACAGCGTTGGGTAGGATACCTAGTTGTTGTGTCGACAGTTTGTCGACATGGACTACGATTATGTTGCCTTATTGTCAGTTGAGATATGATACTGCGCAGTTTATTTTTGATGATCAGCCGCCGTTGTCGCCGTCGTCAACACTGGCTACTCCGGCTCCTTCTCCTTAA